A region from the Euleptes europaea isolate rEulEur1 chromosome 13, rEulEur1.hap1, whole genome shotgun sequence genome encodes:
- the LOC130486312 gene encoding A-kinase anchor protein 17B-like isoform X3, giving the protein MTVTLVCDPSEAMELCASQQLYLKPVAKLTISVVLPEHTGSTRAFSKWEVMDKLKNMICPDQFTSVKVSKSTKGFIRFEGEAETKRLVCSLKEKLHGKMIKLNGFKDDLQVVATEASPDLPTPQESEAIMNDRELMEEDLAEQSSDVPNCIHLEGLPCKWFALRGSDSETPSEDILRAVFESFGKIKNVDIPMLDPYRKEVVGGNMNHFIFRGLRTFDAYVQYQESTAFAKAMETLKGMKLMFKGDDGKALACNIKVSADTTNHFSESSINQRNLERLTLQGLERERRREENRGKRGTERILCCHPGK; this is encoded by the exons ATGACTGTCACTCTAGTATGTGATCCTTCGGAAGCTATGGAGCTCTGTGCCTCTCAGCAACTCTATCTTAAGCCAGTAGCGAAATTAACAATCAGTGTGGTGCTTCCAGAACACACCGGATCTACCCGGGCATTCTCTAAATGGGAAGTGATGGACAAGCTGAAGAATATGATTTGTCCAGACCAGTTCACCAGTGTTAAGGTTTCAAAAAGCACTAAAGGTTTCATTCGTTTTGAGGGAGAGGCAGAAACCAAGCGTTTGGTATGTAGCCTTAAGGAAAAGCTCCATGGCAAGATGATAAAACTGAATGGTTTTAAAGATGACTTGCAAGTGGTTGCTACAGAGGCATCTCCTGATTTGCCAACTCCTCAGGAGTCTGAAGCCATTATGAATGATAGAGAATTGATGGAGGAAGATCTTGCTGAGCAAAGCAGTGATGTTCCCAATTGCATCCATTTGGAAGGATTGCCATGCAAATGGTTTGCCCTAAGAGGCTCAGATAGTGAAACACCAAGCGAAGATATCTTGAGAGCAGTGTTTGAAAGTTTTGGAAAGATCAAGAACGTAGATATCCCCATGCTTGATCCTTATAGGAAAGAAGTGGTGGGAGGAAACATGAATCATTTCATTTTCCGTGGCCTGCGGACATTTGACGCTTATGTCCAGTACCAGGAGTCCACAGCTTTTGCAAAAGCTATGGAGACACTTAAGGGAATGAAGCTGATGTTTAAAGGGGATGATGGAAAAGCTCTGGCATGTAATATTAAG GTGTCGGCTGATACTACCAATCATTTCAGTGAGAGTTCTATAAACCAGAGGAACCTGGAACGATTAACCCTGCAAGGGCTAGAGcgagaaaggaggagggaggaaaacagagggaAAAGAGGCACTGAAAG
- the SLC25A43 gene encoding solute carrier family 25 member 43, producing the protein MATWKRDSRLTALQRFGCAGVAGAVSLSATAPLEVLTVLSQVGTRHSRAGLWRTGRSLCRAEGIGALWKGNLTACWRLFPYTVLQLASYRRFVMLFVDDVGHISQWSSIVAGGLAGMVAAVATYPTEVIKTRLIVQDRLKPSYKGILHALYLIYHQEGVVALYRGVSLSVLGAIPFSVGSFLVYTHLDKIWGEPSLRFTPLQNFINGCLAAGVAQTLSFPFETVKRKMQAQSPCLPHHGGVDVHFAGLIDCFKQTVKTKGVLALWNGLTANLLRVVPYFGVMLSTFEFCKRVCLYQNGYIDSPLSYKLTPGVDQSLQPRELQELKLLGRKNV; encoded by the exons ATGGCGACCTGGAAACGGGACAGCCGGCTGACGGCGCTGCAGAGGTTCGGCTGCGCCGGGGTGGCCGGGGCCGTGAGCCTGAGCGCCACGGCGCCGCTGGAGGTGCTCACCGTCCTGTCCCAGGTCGGGACGCGCCACTCTCGGGCGGGGCTCTGGCGGACGGGGCGCAGCCTGTGCCGGGCCGAAGGCATCGGGGCCCTTTGGAAGGGCAACCTCACTGCCTGCTGGCGTCTCTTTCCCTACACCGTCCTGCAACTCGCCTCCTACCGCAG GTTTGTCATGCTGTTTGTGGATGACGTGGGCCACATCTCCCAGTGGAGCTCGATTGTGGCAGGTGGCCTGGCTGgaatggtggcagctgttgcaaCTTATCCAACTGAGGTCATAAAAACACGGCTCATTGTGCAGGACCGATTGAAGCCTTCCTACAAAGGaattcttcatgctctgtacctgatttaccatcaggagggagtTGTTGCACTTTATCGTGGAGTTTCTCTGTCTGTATTAG GAGCGATTCCATTTTCCGTTGGCTCCTTCCTTGTTTACACTCATCTGGATAAAATCTGGGGTGAGCCCAGCCTCCGTTTCACTCCATTACAAAACTTCATCAACGGTTGCTTGGCAGCTGGCGTTGCACAgactctttctttcccctttgaaaCTGTCAAGAGAAAAATGCAG GCCCAGAGTCCTTGCCTTCCCCACCATGGAGGTGTAGATGTCCATTTTGCTGGCTTGATCGACTGTTTTAAGCAGACGGTAAAGACTAAGGGAGTGCTTGCCCTTTGGAATGGGCTCACTGCTAACTTGCTCAGG gtTGTCCCTTATTTTGGGGTTATGTTGAGCACTTTTGAGTTCTGCAAACGGGTCTGCCTCTATCAAAATGGTTACATTGATTCGCCTTTGAGCTACAAGCTAACACCAGGCGTGGACCAGAGTTTACAACCCCGAGAGCTGCAAGAATTAAAACTTCTTGGAAGAAAAAATGTTTAA